In one window of Helianthus annuus cultivar XRQ/B chromosome 17, HanXRQr2.0-SUNRISE, whole genome shotgun sequence DNA:
- the LOC110924513 gene encoding uncharacterized protein LOC110924513 — protein MDAICKDLKECHMLGKAAAIIYTIEFQKRGLPHAHLCLFMEPEAKLLTVDQVDPFICAEIPNRDDDPELYTLVKDFMIHGPCGNANMNCPCMVDKQCSKGFPKRFQDTTTIDANGFPLYRRRDDGATVVKNRIELDNRSVVPYNKKLLEKYQAHINVEWCNQAGSIKYLFKYINKGPDRATVAVLHSDNHNEQHEKDEIKEYYDCRYISACEASWRIFSYDVNYRYPSISRLPFHLPGLQPVVFGPDEDINSVLNRPSVKCSMFLSWMERNKDPDNHLACTLTYVQFPTWYVWKIENRCWQPRKKGNSIGRIHNVAPSLGEAYFLRILLNKVKGPKSYNDIKTVNGHVHDTFKDACFALGLLDDDKEYIEAIKEANETATASYV, from the exons ATGGATGCAATTTGTAAAGATTTAAAGGAATGTCATATGTTGGGAAAAGCAGCAGCAA TTATTTATACAATTGAGTTTCAAAAACGTGGCTTGCCTCATGCGCATTTGTGCTTATTCATGGAACCAGAAGCTAAACTTCTCACTGTTGACCAAGTTGATCCGTTCATATGTGCCGAAATTCCAAACAGAGATGATGACCCAGAGTTGTATACGCTTGTGAAGGATTTTATGATTCATGGACCGTGTGGTAATGCTAATATGAACTGCCCATGTATGGTTGATAAACAGTGTTCAAAAGGttttccaaaaagatttcaaGATACTACGACAATTGACGCCAATGGTTTCCCATTATACAGAAGGAGAGATGATGGAGCAACAGTTGTCAAAAACCGGATCGAGTTAGATAATAGAAGTGTTGTACCATACAACAAAAAGTTATTGGAAAAGTATCAGGCACATATAAACGTTGAGTGGTGCAATCAAGCTGGGTCAATTAAGTATTTGTTTAAGTATATCAACAAAGGTCCTGATAGAGCAACAGTTGCTGTTTTGCATAGCGATAATCACAATGAACAACATGAAAAAGATGAGATTAAAGAGTATTATGACTGTCGGTATATCTCAGCATGCGAGGCATCATGGAGGATATTTAGTTACGATGTAAATTACAGATATCCTTCTATTAGCAGGCTTCCATTCCATCTTCCAGGTCTACAACCGGTTGTCTTTGGACCAGACGAAGACATCAATTCTGTTCTTAACAGGCCATCTGTCAAGTGTTCTATGTTTCTGTCTTGGATGGAACGGAACAAAGACCCTGATAACCATTTGGCGTGTACACTAACTTATGTTCAGTTTCCAACTTGGTATGTATGGAAGATTGAAAACCGTTGTTGGCAACCTCGGAAGAAAGGCAACTCAATTGGCAGAATTCATAATGTTGCTCCCTCTCTTGGAGAAGCTTATTTTTTAAGAATCTTGCTCAATAAAGTAAAAGGACCTAAGTCatataacgatatcaaaactgtTAATGGTCATGTACATGATACATTTAAAGATGCGTGTTTTGCACTTGGTCTTTTAGATGATGACAAAGAGTACATCGAAGCAATTAAAGAAGCAAACGAAACAGCAACAGCTTCGTATGTATGA
- the LOC110924512 gene encoding uncharacterized protein LOC110924512, producing MSRPEIVWESTWKYMTDDFIYKYSKLHRVQDDELKNYALLEIEKFLGMNSSSLRNFSTMPFPDSSSLSDLDNRLINEEHTYDVLSLAEEYVNLFNMLTEEQRSVFEEIMKSVDGNTGGMFFVYGDGGTGKTFLWKTLSAAHRSKREIVLNVASSGIASLLLTGGRTAHSRFRIPLNLNEDSVCHIKADSDVAKLLHQTKLIIWDEAPMVYKHAFEALDRTMNDIFNFDTSRNSEISFGGKAIVFGGDFRQVLPVVRNGGRQETVNASLSSSYLWSKCKVLTLSRNMRLTVGRSPSKIEEINSFAKWLLDIGEGNVGGPNDGEATIEVPSNLIINDTSDPISSLIEFVYLSILENFRSPNYFSDRAILALKNEVVNEINDRLLALFPGEEREYLSSDHLCATENVSSIQERLYTPDVLNGLKVSGLPNHRLVLKVGVPVMLCNIDQKNGLCNGTRLKVTKLYNRVIEAKIISGANIGTRTYIPRISLVPSDKKIPFSFQRRQFPVVVCFAMTINKSQGQSLSRVGLYLRQPVFTHDMDRGFFVYIEDRKLEEQPLPAWYNKLNELDGYPVGNVFLITDDKAIFDVKIKESTDGYCVSNGWSTLINVLEVDNGDYVVFELMDAMTFRITHFKSYPHPDQGSKFHVVMSNPENQNLWLPRDFMQEHFNGDNLFDNFVIVFDKTTRGPLV from the exons ATGTCAAGACCGGAGATCGTATGGGAAAGCACGTGGAAATACATGACAGATGATTTCATCTACAAATATAGTAAACTACATCGTGTTCAAG ACGACGAACTTAAAAATTACGCTTTGTTGGAAATTGAAAAGTTTTTAGGTATGAATAGCTCATCACTACGGAACTTCTCAACAATGCCTTTTCCAGATTCTTCTTCGTTATCTGATCTCGACAATCGTCTGATTAACGAGGAGCATACTTACGACGTATTAAGTCTCGCAGAGGAATATGTTAATCTGTTTAATATGTTAACTGAAGAACAAAGGTCGGTGTTTGAAGAGATAATGAAATCTGTTGATGGTAACACTGGAGGGATGTTTTTTGTTTACGGAGATGGTGGCACCGGGAAAACCTTTTTATGGAAGACGTTGTCTGCCGCACATCGATCAAAAAGAGAAATTGTATTAAATGTTGCTTCGAGTGGAATTGCATCGCTGTTATTGACAGGCGGCAGGACTGCACACTCCAGATTTCGTATTCCTTTGAATCTTAATGAGGATTCGGTTTGTCATATAAAAGCAGATAGTGATGTCGCTAAATTGTTGCATCAGACCAAACTTATTATATGGGATGAAGCACCTATGGTCTATAAACATGCGTTTGAAGCCTTGGACCGCACGATGAATGACATTTTCAATTTCGACACCTCAAGAAATTCTGAAATCTCATTTGGTGGTAAGGCTATTGTTTTTGGTGGAGATTTTAGACAAGTACTTCCCGTTGTTCGAAATGGTGGAAGACAAGAGACGGTGAATGCATCATTAAGTTCGTCTTATTTGTGGAGTAAATGTAAGGTGCTAACGTTGTCAAGGAATATGAGGTTAACCGTTGGAAGATCTCCATCCAAGATTGAGGAAATAAATAGTTTTGCTAAGTGGCTTTTGGATATAGGAGAGGGAAATGTTGGTGGTCCTAATGACGGAGAAGCGACAATTGAAGTGCCATCTAATCTTATAATTAATGATACTTCCGATCCCATTTCCAGCCTGATCGAATTTGTTTATCTTTCGATTCTCGAGAACTTTAGAAGTCCTAATTATTTTAGTGATAGGGCTATACTTGCGCTGAAGAATGAGGTTGTTAACGAGATTAACGATAGGCTGTTAGCGTTGTTTCCCGGTGAAGAAAGAGAGTATCTAAGCTCTGACCATCTTTGTGCAACTGAAAATGTTAGTTCAATACAAGAAAGATTATACACACCGGATGTTCTCAATGGTCTTAAAGTTTCAGGCTTACCAAATCACAGGTTAGTGCTAAAAGTTGGTGTGCCAgtcatgttatgtaacattgacCAAAAAAATGGTTTGTGCAATGGTACAAGGTTGAAGGTTACAAAGTTGTATAACCGTGTAATAGAGGCTAAAATAATATCTGGAGCTAACATTGGTACTCGAACCTATATTCCCAGAATTAGTTTAGTACCTTCAGACAAGAAGATTCCCTTTTCATTTCAAAGAAGGCAATTTCCGGTTGTTGTTTGCTTTGCCATGACTATCAATAAAAGCCAAGGCCAATCACTTTCTAGAGTTGGTCTGTACCTAAGACAACCGGTTTTCACGCATG ATATGGATCGTGGTTTTTTTGTTTACATCGAGGACAGGAAATTAGAAGAACAG CCTTTACCAGCTTGGTATAACAAGTTAAATGAATTAGATGGATATCCCGTTGGTAATGTTTTCTTAATCACTGATGATAAAGCAATATTTGATGTTAAAATCAAGGAGTCTACGGACGGTTATTGTGTGTCAAACGGTTGGTCAACTCTTATAAATGTTCTTGAAGTAGACAATGGAGACTATGTTGTATTTGAACTTATGGATGCAATGACGTTTAGAATAACTCATTTTAAGAGTTATCCACACCCGGATCAAGGTTCAAAGTTCCACGTTGTTATGTCAAACCCCGAGAACCAAAATCTG TGGTTACCGAGAGACTTCATGCAAGAGCATTTCAATGGTGATAATCTGTTTGACaattttgttattgtttttgACAAAACCACACGTGGACCGTTAGTATGA